The genomic segment AAAAAGGGGAAGCAGTTCCCTGGAACAGGATGCCCTAGTGACTACAAGCAGCATTTCCACTTAGTAAACTTTCATAAATCACAACCAGTGAACGCAACGATGTATATTGCAATCGGGGAAGGCCTAGAAAATGTCAAAGAAATATACATCAAACAACCTTTTTCCTTTGCCATGTTTCCCAAAAGATGTTCTGTTAAAGAATTTGGGAAAAGTGAACAGATATTATATACTTGAAAAGGATAAAAACAATTGGGATTTGAGATAAAAGAATACAGCACATTATCTAGTCCAACATATGAAACCCAAAAGTAACTAGCATTTAATGAccataaaagttaattaaattgaaaCTAAAACTTCTAACCTTGTTTTCCACACATGTAGTGATCATTTGTCAAAAAAGCTTCCTCAGCTTCATCATTCCCACATTTTTCTCCAAAGCAGATGAATAACTGACTCCGATATCCGAAGGGAGCCGATTGCCTTCCTTTTATTGTAAAAGTGAGGCAAATCTTTATTCTAAAAATCCACCTTTACAAAGCTCATTTATTATATAGGTTTGGACATCTGGATGATAGCCTCTAATGAAAAGATACTGGGAAATCTTCCGTGCAGTCTTTGGCCTCCCACTTTTGTGCAACCCATTTATAAGTATATTGTATGTGCGCAAATTTGGACTAATACCTTGATCAACAATTAGATCTTTTAATAGTGCAATTGCCTTGTCAAGTTGCTGCCCGTTGCATAAACCATCTAACAAGATATTGTAGGTTACAATATCTGGAACCAAATTCTTGAAACACATTTGCTTAAAAAGATTCACGGCTTCATCCAATCTTCTATTCTTGCAACAGCCACTAATCAAGATGTTGTAACTCCAAACATTAGGGGCAAAACTTCTTTCAAAGATGAGatgtttaaaaaatgtaattgcCTTGTCAACATGCTCACTACTACATAAAGATTCTAACAAGATATTGTAAGTGGTTACATTGGGAGGTGGACCCCAATAACGCATTTCATCAACATGCTTCCGTGCACGAGAGATTTTCCCAGATTTGCATAAACCATCAACCAGAGAATTGTGAGTTATAATATTTGGAACTAAATTCGTAAGACGCATATGTTTAAACACACTGAAAGCTTCATCCACTCTTTCAATCTTGCAATAACCTTTAATCAAGATGTTATAGCTCCACACATCAGGCACCAAACCCCTTTCAATCATCccatgaaataattttattgccTCTTCCACTCTATCAATCAAACAATACCCATGCATCAAAATAGTATAAGTAGTAATGTCAGGTTGTTCACCTCTTTCAATCATCAAATTAAATAGCTCTCTTGCCTCATCCACTTTTTTGTTTAAACAATACCCATGCATCAAAATAGTATAAGTAGTAATGTCAGGTTGTTCACCTCTTTCAATCATCAAATTAAATAACTCTCTTGCCTCATCCACTTTTTTGTTTAAACAATTCCCATTCAGCAAAGATCTAACTTCTTTCCGTTGGCCCGCACGACACAAACCATAAATTAATGAACTAAAAGTGAAAATATCTGGGAAAATTCCCTGAACAATCATTTTGGAACACAAAACACGTGCCTCATTTATATGTCCATCTTTGCACAAACCATGGATAACTGTATTGTATATTACAATATTGGGCTTAACCTCCTCTCCCCCCATCTTCTGAAGCAGTTGAATGGCAGCTCTTGTGTTTCCCATCTTACTCTTACACAGCCCATTGATTAAGGTTCCATGGAGAACATCATCAACCGAAATCCTTCGAGCAACCATTTCATTGTAAATGTGTAGTGCATCCAGCATCTTATCATTAATACAGAACCCCTTCATCAGCGTAGTAAAAGTCACAACATTTGGTTGACAACCCCACTTAAGAATCTTACCCATTACAGAGAATGCAAAATTCATCCGACCCATGTGGCAGAAAGAGTTGATCAAAATGTTAAAAGTGACAGTAAACGGCACAACACCCTTATATTCCATTAGGTTATATAGATTAATAGCTGTTGCATAGTATTTCATCTTCACAATCATTCCTAAGATTTTGGTGAATTCCACAATCGATGGCAGGGGATGCATATCAACCATGCGATGAAACAAAGCCACAGCATCATCAATGCCACAAAATCTGTAAGTGCTTTCCGATGGCAATGGCTGCGAATGTAGATGTATCCTCCTCATATGTGGCATAAGAAGGCGAGGAAGTTTCAGGAATTGCATACCTTGCCGTATACCACATGTGCTCTACtccaaacacaacacaatatgCTCACTAAATTTCTCAGTCCTTCCCCATGTCCTTCCACGAGGTTTAACAACGAAACAGTAGAACTACATGGAAGAATGAAAACAGCTCCATTATCCATAAACTCTTTACTTTCTGCACTAACTAAAAcagagaaaatataaattaacagACAATGAGTATTGTTCAACAAAATAACcacagacaaaataaaaaatataagttaaaaaccAAATGGGTAtgtaccaattttttttttctcaaaaaagtAATCCTATAAGAAAAGGAACTGACAAACAGGTAGCAAAGAGAGACATTTTGACAAACAGAAAGAGTGCATAGAGACACATACGTATTGAAAAACCATCGTTTTTTTAATAGAGATTGGTTTTCAGTATATAGATGTAATGCAAAATGACTGAGTCATAGCTACAAATTGAACAAAGTTGGGGGAACATAATATAACATGATAGGAGTGCAGAGAGTGAAAAGCGAGATGGTGAAAAATGGTTTAAAAGGTTACTGGAGAGGCAAAGACGTGAACTTGAGTATGGTAGAATGAGCGGCAAGAGTTGTTTGTGTTTCTTCCGTTTGCTGAGGCAGTGGGGTGGTGGCGGTGGTGCCCTCAACGTGAAGAAAACACAGCATGAGTCCACCTTAGGTATTCTTCAGTTTAAACTTTCTTCACACCATGTTTTCCAAacgaaaaattaataaaaaaataaagtgaaaatggaatgttataaatataataaacacaattaaaaaatgaCACTTATTATTAAGCATTTTGTATGATAacaattttacaatatatatatatatatatatgagattgCTAAGGCCTGTTTTTCTTAGTTGGTaatgtaccgggttttagtagataaaaatatttttatatattatgaattttaagtttttaggtCAAGggtattataataatttttattttcaaaactaaaaaaatccaaactcatactcacctctctcatttctctcaaaacctttttttttatctctctcactctaaccTTTTCTTCATATCATCCCTACTATAGCCCCAATTGAAAGCACTAGTAGTTAAACAATTtatctttgtaaagagttgagtcattgataGGTTCAAGATCTCCAATTTTActatcttcactaacctctctaatttcatcatctgcatatctTGAATTatcatttctaaaaaaatctTCCAGGTCAATTATCAATTTCTTGTGATATCattatgtttgtgaaaattatataaaattatatacgataaaaatttttataaaattattttttgtaaaaaattgtttaacaacgagtgtttctgatctTATGACAATTGCCAATTCCTCCAATTATAAAcgtgaaaattaaataaaattagataaaaaaaattataaaataaaaactcgcTCTAAACCGtttgttaaaagaaaagtaCTCTCGTTTTCTCTTACTCACGTCCATACTCTCTACCCATCTCTCTCTGTTTCATTCTCTCACGCACCTGAAGTCTAATAAAAGGCATCGAATAACCCCTTACACGAGTTGAAGAACTCGTTTTTTCCTTTctctaaaagtaaaaaaaaaatatagggaagaaggagaagacgaAGATGATGATCTGATTATTGCAGTtttgagaagaaagaaaacctcttttttaaaagaaatctaATTTTCCAGAAAAGGAGCAGAATTGCCAAATCCCTAACCCTGGTTCTGCATCCAGGTTTGCATCAGCCTCTTCAAAACCCAATGAATACGCTCAGCTCCAATCCTTCCTTCCTTCGAGGCTATCACCTCCGATTTACTCAGCTCAAATCCTTCAGCATCGTGATTCCAGAAGCTGGATCTGTGCGTATTGGGCTCAAGATGACATGGGTCAACGTCCCGGCCCAGACGATTTTCTATTCTGATTACATATTATTAGTACACTGGCTAATTGAGATGGCTATTATGAGAGACTTGTTGACTGTTCTTATGAGTTTATTAATggaatatataaattgattcatGCTGTGGGTTGAATGTTCTTGCTTAAATATCTTGtctcatttttcaatttcaagGTACCTTCAACTCAAGAAGATCAAAAACTTTGGATGTGCCGGTCGACCACAACTTTggatgttttttaaaattataccgATGTTGCTATggtgtaaaataattatatttactaCTGGTGCAGACCTTCAATTTAAATCCATCAACAATTTCTGGACCTAAGATTATGTGAGCATTCACTGTGTGAGCCCAATCCAATATTTGAAAGATCTCTCTGTGAGACAGTGGAATAGTAATATAAGTCATGTTGAATGCAGAAATGGATGAGAGGAATCCAAAAAAGGATTCCATGACAATTAAGCAGGCTTGCCCTGCATACTGCATGGTTACTGTGTTACCAATATCAGTAAATTTACGATCCTCAAAGATCAAGAAGTTATGCTTTTTCTGCAATCTTCAATAGAATAAACCATATATTAGCTCTAGTAGACTAGAAACTTAAAAGATTGCTTTGAAACATATCAGAGGCGATGCTCAAAATACATAACATAAGGCCCTTATTGTAAGAACctgtaaatatatatgtataaaaaaaattcattaaaggGGAGGCTTTATCAAAATTCTGATCATTCTTCAAGCCTCCTTCTCTCTTTAGAAagtttcttcttcctctgacttctctctaaaTTCTCAGCACCTTGAACCATAGGAATTTGATTTTGGTACTACCCAAGCGTCTGCGGAGTAGAGGGCTTCATTTCTACcgaacattttcttttttctgatcGGGGCATGTTGAGTTCTTGTGCTGTCAAGGTACTGCTAGGGGAGTTTCAATAGTTGTGCTTAGAGAAacccaggtaaggggagctagattcTTTTCTATGGGTTGTATGAACATTACATGTGCTGATCTTTGTGTGACTATGTTGTTTAgattgaaattgtatttttgatatttgTGACTGTGGATGTGGTTGGGCTGAGATGATACTTAAGATTGGTATGTTGATGTATGTATTCTGTTGGAGGGGTGATCAAGTGGAAGGTAAGGAAAGTATGCACTGTTTTGAACAAGCTGGTAGAGTCTTGGGTcaattttagaggaagtgaggtggTGAAATTTAGAATTAGAGGCTAGGAGTTCATTTGGTCTGTTTAGGCACTTTGGGtaagtcatttgtgacttgtaTGAGTCTTTCAAATGGTCAAAAACAAGTTACAAGTAGTAGAATTagatttgggtccctaagttgttgATTTTGGCGTTCTAGAGTAGAAATTGAGTCTAAATCACTTTAGAATTGTAGTAGTAACGTTTTTAATCAGCTAGGAAAGTCTAACTAAGGATATAACATGAATTAGAAGTCTTAGAAGTTGGCCAAGAGGCCTAGAAGTGGTAAGGACGGGTATGAGTGTGTAATTTTGCAGAATTCGCGTTCTGCAGATGATGTAAAGTCGTTATGCGAGCTATCTCGCATGAGGGTGCTCACTGTCTGGGAAATTCGCTGTGCGAGCtagtgcgctgtgcgaattaccAGAGGGGGATGCTCTCTGATTATGGACTCGCCATGGCGAATCTTGTCGCTATGCGATTGGTGGTGATCTGGAATCACTGCCCATTTAATTCGAAGAGCGAATTGGGCGCATAGCGAGAAGGTTTGGGGATGTGTTCTCTGTCAGTGAAATTTGCCTAGCGAATAatgtcgctatgcgactggtggtaATCTGGAATCACTACCCATTTAATTCGAAGAGCGAGTTGGGCTCATAGCGAGAAGGTTTGGGGGTGTGCTCTCTATCGGTGAAATTCGCCTAGCGAATCCTGTCGTTATGCGACTGGTGGTGATCTAGAATCACTGCCCATTTAATTCGAAGAGCGAGTTGGGCGCATAGCGAGAATGTTTGGGGGTGTGCTCTCTGTTTGagctctcgcatagcgacttgggtgcgctatgcgagaagACCTGAGGCCTGTGGCCTCAGTGAGTTAATTCACATAGCGAATTAAAGGGTACGTTGTGCGCATTTTTGTTGTATTGCCTTGCACcttggtgcgctgtgcgaccTGGTTCAGTGAGTTTCACATTTTTCCTCATCTATTTGAGCTGTTTAATGTTGTTTGACTGTCAGGGTGTATGTATGTGTAGATAACTGATTTGGATGGCTTGATTTTGCAACATGATTGAGagtatgatgtgatttatgtgggaagtatgcgaatgtatgagatatgttggattcactgtgataatatgatggtatctggttattcatgtcttgggttaagtttcaaagtgacagtatggttcatggacgtaattccatgatcctcaaggagatgATACATGATGGTGATCTGGTGGTGTGTAGAATGACTGCATGGTacctcagttttgggggtcatgctgaaactccaatggtctttcttctcacgtaGAAAGGATTGAActatgtggtgaggagtagcaggaggtcctagtcttgggtgcttccagtatggcccaaggtgagtgataacggactaacctcgtaagtgtggtagggtgggggaacccaagtttcataagccaccacgagtgcaagacccgtcatagctcggtaatcattctagtccggacgagtcggtttataaagtaacaagtcttgtgatgtcagtttaccatgtttggGTGACTTTTGTATGTCGTGTGAGGttgtataacatgttttttatatctagctcaccattgcttgtttgtgttgcttgtgtatgtttcttttgcgatgatcatccacttgggtGAGAGCAGATGACGAGGAAGTTCTTTTGGAGACGGCCTTGGAAGTTGAGGACAATGTTGTTTCCTAGTCTCCTTAGGATGTTATCGATTGTTGtctgtaatttaaaatattgtttcccttttagtttattgtttAAATCTTTTCGGAGTTGAAGTTTAATTTTTGAAGTTACTTTGagatgactgtaatccttaattacTCTTGATTGTTTTCCTATATTATCCAATGATGacatctttattatatatgttttttatatatataattgggatgttacacttaaAGACAGGAATCACCAGTTTCAATAAATCCAAGCAAATAGTTTAGGTTTGATTATGTCGATAATATCAGCAACCAAAAGGTTTCTTGAGCTATCCGAAAAagagaagaatatgaaaaaaaacttgttttaacATTGTGACGAGAGAAGCTTTGAGCAAATTTCAGGAATAAAATCTAGAAAAATATCCACATGAATCTTCAGCAGAGAAATCTCAGATCCAAtctgaaaaagaaaaccaaCCAAATAGTCTAAAGAAAATATATCATCATTATTGCCAATCTTCTTCTAATTAGAATGAAGTTCAGAATACACAAATTTCTTTGAACCGTGAACCCGTAACCCCAAATTTGTAACCCGAACCATGAATTCCGGACTCCGACCCAGACTCCAGCATAGAGTGGATAGTTTTGGTTATCCCCTCCTTTTCCTTCTCATTTCCACTTCCACGGTTTTTATTCTTCTGTTCCCATCTTCACGGCTCAGTTCAACATAAAAATACGAACTGACTAAGATAATGCTTATTTCAATAGATGACATTTGATTTTTTcaccttcttttccttttgattaAGAACATATGatgtttgatttctttttaagaaaaggACCATTATCTTGTTTTTAAGAAAAGCACAGATGATgatgcaaaataaaaaatgtataatagaatttgatgtgaaaaaaaaatcatattgtaaattattttaaaaaatcattcaaaaaaataacatgtatttcttactgtaaatttaaatttggtaaataatttttctattaattttggATTGACATAGATTGTGAAAAATTGTCatatgatgaataaaaatttgTATGGATAAAAGCTATATACTATATAGAGTTGAACATGTGAAAGAATACAATAACAAAAATGGAAACTTGTGTTTTGGCTTTAGATGGTGCAGAGATTGCTTTTCATGAACCTCTGTTCCTTTAACCTCTGTTTCTCACTCATAAGTAACAGTAAATTTTCCATCttagataataattaaaatttccaTAGAAAACTCCACAATTTTAGTGATCTTGTTCTCATTGCCTGCTAGAATAGATTCTCAACAATCTAGCACAAATAATAGCTATGACCATACTGAGactgaaattatatataaactgtggaaagttatttttaaaacatcattGCAAACATGCGGATAATaacgtttatttttttaaaaaaatcttttattgaATATCACACGCGTCAAACTAGAAAATGGcaacattatatataatataaaattgccAAATAACCTAATCTATACTATTATAGCATGTTTTAatcatcataaataaaataaaatgttacttATTCAAACTTGAATTTTGGCTTAATCAATCTAAAATTGACTAATATAATCCCTTAATTTAggcaaattttaaaaaataatagtgtaatttgtaaaaatataattattaactttttgTTTACAGGTCTAGATAAGTCGTCCTAAGTTCTGACAATTTTTCTATTGAAAATGTTATGAGTTCTTactatttctttataaaattcaataaatgtGAAGTTGTTGTATGATTCATGACGACTTTTTTGTACATTTATTGATAAAGGTCATCAAGAATAATGATGATTTTCGatttgaacaaaaattattagAGTAGTGACGACTTTAAATTATTAGCGAACTAAAGTTGTCATGAGTCATGACGACTTCAATTGTAccgaattttttttttcttaactaaaGTTGTGGTTATTCATAAGgacttttcttgattttgttttatttttattgtaaaaaacaAAGATTGTTTTGAAATACAAGTTTAATAATTCCCatgatttgattaaaaaatcaaatattttgattaagataatgaaaattataaaatgtagataatataacttaatagtaaaaaaatatggtCAGGGATAAGTTCCCATTTGATGCCCTTCATTTCTACATTTGTTTGATTTATTAATTGGATGAAAGTGGAGTTCATATGCCTTGTTGATGATATATAGACTATAATCAGGATGAATGTATATAGTCATTCAAGAAACATCATTCACCACAAACTACCATTTACGTGATAGTTCACCATACATGTAGTGGTACATAAATAAATCACATTGTTCTTTACATATCTCCATTTGTGCAATCTTACGACGAAGAGTTTAGCTTACTGTACAATATTACCATCCATTTTATGTGTCAATAACCTTATTGCTTATGTTACTGTATGATACGTCACAAGAACGTTCTCATCCTCCTTCATAACCCTTCCATGCCCATGTCGGGTCTTTTGCACATTTTCTACACCATCCACAATCTTTTAGTCAATCGTTTATGGATCATAGTCAAATGTTCAGATTTTCCCACTCAATGTGACAACCAATCCAACAACCCCTTCCAACAACTGCTGCCTTCATCGTATGCATTCCCGTCAAGCTTTGGTGTAGGACCATCACACATCTTTGCCACTTCAAGCATGACATTATTATCTACAAATAATTGAGGGACTTCATCAATGTCATTTTATCCTCCATCAATGTCTTTTCAACCACCAGAAACAATTCTTCAACATCCTAATTTTCTGCAAAATCAAGAAGAAAACCTTCATATGGCACTACAGGTCCTAGATAGATGAATCCAAAGaattatgtaatattaatttttaattattattattattaactcacatgtttatatttctaacaccacctaaatttaaaaattattccaCATAtcattatgtttaaaaaaaattaaaaagtttgggaaaatatttagtataacTAAAGTTGTCATGACAACTTTGGTTCActataaattgaaaatcattACCATTCCTGACAACTTTCGTTCAAATTGAAagttatcattatttattacgACTTTAATTCAACGAATTTACGAAAAAATTGTCATAAATCATAACAATTTCATCTCTTCATACTTTAACTTAACGAATTTACCAAGAAGTCGTCATAAGTTATAATAACTTCATCTTTTCCAAAATTTAATGAAGAAATTgtcaactataaataaaaaaatcaactatCTCGTTTTTGTAAATTACAGGTAaactatcatatttttttaaattttcccTTAATTCAAACCATATATAGGGTAAACTTGTATTACTACTAATTCTAAATTTCAATCTAAAATGGATCATCTAATATcaaataatgtaaatttatgTGTTACATCATGCGTAAAAGATCAAATTTACATCCATTGCAAAAGGGGTCAagtcaaatataaattttagcatttatttgtaaaaatgcaccgatattttttaaatgaaatagaTTATTTTTTCACCAGACATGAGCCCTGTGatgtggaaatttttttttttatgttattgtatttattcccatttataaaaaatttcaacatatTCTGAaccaaataacatatttaattcattaACTCTCCTTAATTGGACAAAGTTTTGCT from the Vigna angularis cultivar LongXiaoDou No.4 chromosome 3, ASM1680809v1, whole genome shotgun sequence genome contains:
- the LOC108324348 gene encoding pentatricopeptide repeat-containing protein At5g16640, mitochondrial, yielding MQFLKLPRLLMPHMRRIHLHSQPLPSESTYRFCGIDDAVALFHRMVDMHPLPSIVEFTKILGMIVKMKYYATAINLYNLMEYKGVVPFTVTFNILINSFCHMGRMNFAFSVMGKILKWGCQPNVVTFTTLMKGFCINDKMLDALHIYNEMVARRISVDDVLHGTLINGLCKSKMGNTRAAIQLLQKMGGEEVKPNIVIYNTVIHGLCKDGHINEARVLCSKMIVQGIFPDIFTFSSLIYGLCRAGQRKEVRSLLNGNCLNKKVDEARELFNLMIERGEQPDITTYTILMHGYCLNKKVDEARELFNLMIERGEQPDITTYTILMHGYCLIDRVEEAIKLFHGMIERGLVPDVWSYNILIKGYCKIERVDEAFSVFKHMRLTNLVPNIITHNSLVDGLCKSGKISRARKHVDEMRYWGPPPNVTTYNILLESLCSSEHVDKAITFFKHLIFERSFAPNVWSYNILISGCCKNRRLDEAVNLFKQMCFKNLVPDIVTYNILLDGLCNGQQLDKAIALLKDLIVDQGISPNLRTYNILINGLHKSGRPKTARKISQYLFIRGYHPDVQTYIINELCKGGFLE